From Coffea arabica cultivar ET-39 chromosome 2e, Coffea Arabica ET-39 HiFi, whole genome shotgun sequence, the proteins below share one genomic window:
- the LOC140004150 gene encoding pseudouridine kinase-like isoform X1, which produces MEGNNFQRISHQQSEPTRRGLLKSDLAAKGEVKDGEGEAVVIGGMVLDINATPSVPAKPRTTTPGKVLYALGGVARNVAECMSKLGTKPYMISAVGLDMAGNLLLEQWKSAELSTEGIQRHQDIETAVVCNIFDGKGELAAAVASVDAIEKFLTPEWVWKFSWKIRSSPVLMVDANLSSPTLEAACQLAAESKTPVWFEPVSVAKSKRIASVAKYVSFASPNEDELIAMANALSSADVFSPIKREDIHIKLSVRSLFQMLRPAIQVLLEKGIKVIVVTLGSDGVFLCSSEKHEFDSLNFRDVKSHSFSRQLYEIVNSSCHRNGILNVTRSKGSFYALHFPALSASVVRLTGAGDCLVGGTIASLCAGLDVMQSVAVGIASAKAAVEADSNVPAKHCLTNIADDARLAYFGARPVFCPSTL; this is translated from the exons ATGGAGGGTAACAATTTTCAGCGTATTTCTCATCAGCAATCAGAACCTACTCGGCGGGGTCTTCTTAAATCA GATTTGGCTGCAAAGGGGGAGGTGAAGGATGGGGAGGGAGAGGCAGTAGTGATAGGTGGTATGGTGTTGGACATAAATGCCACCCCTTCTGTACCTGCCAAACCCAGGACTACTACCCCCGGAAAG GTCCTTTATGCATTAGGTGGTGTAGCAAGGAATGTTGCTGAGTGCATGTCCAAGCTTGGAACAAAGCCCTATATGATAAGTGCTGTTGGACTTGACATGGCAG GAAATTTGCTGTTGGAACAATGGAAATCAGCTGAATTATCCACAGAAG GCATCCAAAGGCATCAAGATATTGAGACAGCTGTTGTGTGCAACATCTTTGATGGTAAAGGAGAGTTGGCTGCTGCTGTTGCTAGTGTGGATGCAATT GAGAAATTTCTCACTCCTGAATGGGTTTGGAAGTTCAGTTGGAAAATACGTTCTTCTCCAGTATTGATGGTTGATGCAAACTTAAGTTCTCCAACTTTGGAAGCAGCTTGTCAAT TGGCAGCAGAATCCAAAACTCCAGTGTGGTTTGAGCCTGTATCGGTTGCAAAATCCAAACGAATTGCTTCAGTTGCCAAGTAT GTGAGTTTTGCTTCACCTAATGAAGATGAGCTAATAGCCATGGCAAATGCTCTGTCTTCAGCTGATGTATTTTCCCCAATCAAGAGGGAGGATATCCATATCAAGCTTTCAGTGAGATCATTGTTTCAAATGCTTAGGCCTGCAATTCAGGTTTTGCTAGAGAAAGGTATTAAAGTCATAGTTGTAACTCTTGGATCAGATGGGGTATTCTTGTGCTCTAGTGAAAAGCACGAATTTGACAGTCTCAACTTTAGGGATGTAAAATCTCATTCTTTCAGCAGACAATTGtatgaaattgtaaattcaAGTTGCCACCGCAATGGGATTCTGAATGTTACAAGGTCCAAAGGAAGCTTCTATGCCTTACATTTTCCAGCACTTTCTGCATCTGTTGTGAGGCTTACTGGTGCTGGAGACTGTTTGGTTGGTGGAACAATAGCGTCATTATGTGCTGGTTTAGATGTCATGCAAAGTGTGGCTGTTGGTATTGCGTCTGCAAAAGCTGCTGTTGAGGCAGATAGCAATGTACCTGCAAAGCATTGTTTGACCAATATTGCAG ATGATGCGAGATTGGCGTATTTTGGTGCCAGACCTGTGTTCTGCCCATCAACGTTGTGA
- the LOC140004150 gene encoding pseudouridine kinase-like isoform X2, whose protein sequence is MLLSSLLVLYALGGVARNVAECMSKLGTKPYMISAVGLDMAGNLLLEQWKSAELSTEGIQRHQDIETAVVCNIFDGKGELAAAVASVDAIEKFLTPEWVWKFSWKIRSSPVLMVDANLSSPTLEAACQLAAESKTPVWFEPVSVAKSKRIASVAKYVSFASPNEDELIAMANALSSADVFSPIKREDIHIKLSVRSLFQMLRPAIQVLLEKGIKVIVVTLGSDGVFLCSSEKHEFDSLNFRDVKSHSFSRQLYEIVNSSCHRNGILNVTRSKGSFYALHFPALSASVVRLTGAGDCLVGGTIASLCAGLDVMQSVAVGIASAKAAVEADSNVPAKHCLTNIADDARLAYFGARPVFCPSTL, encoded by the exons ATGTTATTGTCTTCACTGCTG GTCCTTTATGCATTAGGTGGTGTAGCAAGGAATGTTGCTGAGTGCATGTCCAAGCTTGGAACAAAGCCCTATATGATAAGTGCTGTTGGACTTGACATGGCAG GAAATTTGCTGTTGGAACAATGGAAATCAGCTGAATTATCCACAGAAG GCATCCAAAGGCATCAAGATATTGAGACAGCTGTTGTGTGCAACATCTTTGATGGTAAAGGAGAGTTGGCTGCTGCTGTTGCTAGTGTGGATGCAATT GAGAAATTTCTCACTCCTGAATGGGTTTGGAAGTTCAGTTGGAAAATACGTTCTTCTCCAGTATTGATGGTTGATGCAAACTTAAGTTCTCCAACTTTGGAAGCAGCTTGTCAAT TGGCAGCAGAATCCAAAACTCCAGTGTGGTTTGAGCCTGTATCGGTTGCAAAATCCAAACGAATTGCTTCAGTTGCCAAGTAT GTGAGTTTTGCTTCACCTAATGAAGATGAGCTAATAGCCATGGCAAATGCTCTGTCTTCAGCTGATGTATTTTCCCCAATCAAGAGGGAGGATATCCATATCAAGCTTTCAGTGAGATCATTGTTTCAAATGCTTAGGCCTGCAATTCAGGTTTTGCTAGAGAAAGGTATTAAAGTCATAGTTGTAACTCTTGGATCAGATGGGGTATTCTTGTGCTCTAGTGAAAAGCACGAATTTGACAGTCTCAACTTTAGGGATGTAAAATCTCATTCTTTCAGCAGACAATTGtatgaaattgtaaattcaAGTTGCCACCGCAATGGGATTCTGAATGTTACAAGGTCCAAAGGAAGCTTCTATGCCTTACATTTTCCAGCACTTTCTGCATCTGTTGTGAGGCTTACTGGTGCTGGAGACTGTTTGGTTGGTGGAACAATAGCGTCATTATGTGCTGGTTTAGATGTCATGCAAAGTGTGGCTGTTGGTATTGCGTCTGCAAAAGCTGCTGTTGAGGCAGATAGCAATGTACCTGCAAAGCATTGTTTGACCAATATTGCAG ATGATGCGAGATTGGCGTATTTTGGTGCCAGACCTGTGTTCTGCCCATCAACGTTGTGA